One Anas platyrhynchos isolate ZD024472 breed Pekin duck chromosome 2, IASCAAS_PekinDuck_T2T, whole genome shotgun sequence DNA segment encodes these proteins:
- the KLHL38 gene encoding kelch-like protein 38 translates to MEEGSAEELLFKDQDFSSELLRQLNALRQSGMLTDVTLCSGGFEVPCHRNVLASSSPYFKAMFCNNFKESHQAKVILKGIDAEILDQIILYVYTGEILISAENVLCLLETASMLQYAKLFEACSAYLQDKLTPDNCLSMVRLSKILNCQSLNKKAKAMALKCFPEVASSEDLKDLCPLELLDYLGDDDLCGEEEQVFETLMVWIRHDLQARQGYIQELFKKVRLQYVHPTFLFHFIANDSLVQSSPTCRSILESAWRQMFSLYSTNAPDIKPMVHVPRRYSNQEFLIIVGGRKDNKQTTRDVLLYDDKTNQWLSLAKLPMRLYKPSAVSLHSNIYVLGGMPVSNKKSPVSDNIYIYSLKLNQWRLVEPMLVPRYSHRSLAYKNYILSFGGIGENQEILNSVERYDSIYNTCESMANMPVAVLHPAVAAKDQRVYLFGGEDIMQNPVRLIQVYHVSRNTWFRMETRVVKNVCAPAVAIGDQIIIVGGYTRRIIAYDTKGNKFVKCADMKDRRMHHGATVIKNKLYVTGGRCLTVDNTIEDSDSLDCYDPETDTWTMKGKLPHKLFDHGCLTLQCVPCSNLL, encoded by the exons ATGGAGGAGGGATCTGCTGAGGAGCTCCTCTTCAAAGACCAGGACTTCTCTTCCGAACTGCTGAGGCAGCTGAATGCTCTGCGGCAGAGTGGGATGCTGACTGATGTTACTCTCTGCTCTGGGGGTTTTGAAGTCCCCTGCCACCGAAATGTGCTGGCTTCCAGCAGCCCGTACTTCAAGGCAATGTTCTGTAACAACTTCAAAGAGAGTCACCAGGCTAAAGTCATCCTGAAGGGCATTGATGCTGAGATTTTGGACCAGATTATCCTTTACGTTTACACGGGGGAGATTCTCATATCCGCCGAGAATGTCTTGTGCCTCTTGGAGACAGCATCCATGCTGCAGTACGCCAAGCTGTTTGAGGCCTGCTCTGCCTACCTCCAAGACAAGCTGACTCCTGACAACTGTCTGAGCATGGTCAGACTGTCAAAAATCTTGAACTGCCAGAGCCTGAATAAGAAAGCCAAGGCTATGGCTTTGAAATGCTTTCCTGAGGTGGCCTCTTCCGAGGACCTGAAGGACCTCTGTCCTTTGGAGCTCCTTGATTACCTTGGGGATGATGACCTCtgcggggaggaggagcaggtcTTTGAGACACTGATGGTCTGGATCCGGCATGACCTCCAGGCAAGACAAGGCTACATCCAAGAGTTGTTCAAGAAGGTTCGGCTTCAGTACGTCCACCCAACTTTCCTCTTCCATTTCATCGCCAATGACTCCCTTGTTCAGTCTTCACCCACTTGCAGGAGCATTCTCGAATCAGCCTGGAGACAGATGTTTTCCTTGTACAGCACCAACGCACCCGACATCAAGCCCATGGTGCACGTTCCTCGCAGGTACTCCAACCAAGAGTTCCTCATCATCGTTGGTGGCAGGAAGGACAACAAGCAGACCACGAGGGATGTCCTGCTCTACGATGATAAGACCAACCAATGGCTAAGCCTGGCCAAACTTCCCATGCGCCTCTACAAACCCTCTGCAGTGAGCTTACACAGCAATATTTATGTGCTTGGAGGGATGCCTGTTAGCAATAAGAAAAGCCCGGTCAGCgataatatttacatttactCCCTCAAACTCAATCAGTGGAGGTTGGTTGAGCCCATGTTAGTTCCACGTTACTCCCACAGAAGCTTGgcatataaaaattatattttatcgTTTGGTGGAATTGGTGAAAACCAAGAAATCCTGAATTCTGTGGAAAGATATGACAGCATCTACAACACCTGCGAGAGCATGGCAAACATGCCTGTTGCTGTCCTTCACCCTGCTGTTGCTGCTAAAGACCAGAGAGTCTACCTCTTTGGGGGAGAAGACATTATGCAAAACCCCGTTCGGCTTATCCAG gTTTACCATGTCTCCAGGAATACATGGTTTCGGATGGAGACCAGAGTGGTGAAGAACGTCTGTGCACCAGCTGTTGCGATTGGAGACCAGATTATCATTGTAGGAG GGTACACCCGGAGAATAATTGCTTACGATACAAAAGGCAACAAGTTTGTTAAATGTGCAGACATGAAGGACAGGCGCATGCATCACGGGGCCACTGTCATCAAGAACAAGCTGTATGTCACAGGGGGACGGTGTCTCACTGTGGACAACACCATCGAAGACTCAGATTCCTTGGACTGCTATGACCCAGAGACGGACACATGGACAATGAAGGGAAAACTGCCACACAAACTCTTTGACCATGGGTGCCTTACACTCCAGTGCGTCCCCTGTTCTAACCTTCTCTGA